The following proteins come from a genomic window of Methylorubrum populi:
- the fabA gene encoding 3-hydroxyacyl-[acyl-carrier-protein] dehydratase FabA, which produces MASLDQQSDGASPQRASSFSYEELLACGRGELFGSGNAQLPLPPMLMFDRITSIGTEGGAHGKGHVLAEFDIRPDLWFFPCHFKDDPVMPGCLGLDALWQLVGFHLGWLGAPGRGRALGVGEVKFTDQVLPTVKQVVYGIDIKRVRQGKLVLGIADGWLEADGRRIYEANDLRVALFRA; this is translated from the coding sequence ATGGCCTCTCTCGACCAGCAATCCGACGGCGCTTCTCCGCAGCGCGCTTCGAGCTTCTCCTACGAGGAGCTCCTGGCCTGCGGGCGCGGTGAGCTGTTCGGATCGGGCAATGCCCAGCTTCCGCTCCCGCCGATGCTGATGTTCGATCGGATTACCTCGATCGGGACCGAGGGCGGCGCCCACGGCAAGGGGCACGTGCTCGCCGAGTTCGACATTCGGCCGGACCTCTGGTTCTTCCCCTGCCACTTCAAGGACGATCCGGTGATGCCCGGCTGCCTCGGGCTCGACGCCCTCTGGCAACTCGTCGGCTTCCATCTCGGTTGGCTCGGCGCGCCGGGCCGCGGCCGGGCGCTGGGTGTCGGCGAGGTGAAGTTCACCGATCAGGTGCTGCCGACGGTCAAGCAGGTCGTCTACGGCATCGACATCAAGCGCGTGCGTCAGGGCAAGCTCGTGCTCGGCATCGCCGACGGCTGGCTCGAGGCTGACGGCCGGCGCATCTACGAGGCGAACGACCTGCGCGTGGCCCTGTTTCGCGCCTGA
- a CDS encoding 2-hydroxyacid dehydrogenase, with protein sequence MSSLKRKPLVVVTRRLPDAVETRMRELFDTRLNHDDAPLSQEALAAAIREADVLVPTVTDEINSGLLAQAGPNLRLIANFGNGVDHIDVAAALERGITVTNTPGVLTEDTADMTMALILAVARRIAEGARIIPDDDWTTGWSPTWMLGRRITGKRLGIVGMGRIGQALARRAKAFGLSIHYHNRRRVPTHIEESLDATYWESLDQMLARVDIVSVNCPHTPATYHLLSARRLKLLKPEAIVVNTARGEVIDENALARLIEGGEISAAGLDVFEQEPAVSPRLVRLARTGKVVLLPHMGSATHESRTDMGEKVIINIKTFMDGHRPPDRILPSML encoded by the coding sequence ATGTCGTCGTTGAAGCGCAAGCCGCTGGTGGTCGTCACCCGGCGCCTGCCGGACGCGGTCGAGACGCGCATGCGCGAGTTGTTCGACACACGCCTCAATCACGATGACGCGCCGCTCTCGCAGGAGGCGCTCGCTGCCGCGATCCGCGAGGCGGACGTACTGGTGCCGACGGTAACCGACGAAATCAATTCCGGCCTCCTCGCCCAGGCCGGGCCGAACCTGCGGCTCATCGCCAATTTCGGCAACGGCGTCGATCACATCGACGTCGCCGCGGCTCTTGAGCGGGGCATCACGGTCACCAACACGCCGGGCGTTCTGACCGAGGACACCGCCGACATGACCATGGCGCTGATCCTGGCGGTGGCCCGCCGGATCGCGGAGGGCGCGCGCATCATCCCCGACGATGATTGGACGACGGGCTGGTCGCCGACCTGGATGCTCGGCCGGCGCATCACGGGCAAGCGCCTCGGCATCGTCGGCATGGGCCGGATCGGCCAGGCGCTCGCCCGCCGGGCCAAGGCGTTCGGCCTGTCGATCCACTATCACAACCGCCGCCGGGTCCCGACGCATATCGAGGAATCGCTCGATGCGACCTACTGGGAATCCCTCGACCAGATGCTGGCGCGGGTGGACATCGTTTCGGTCAACTGTCCGCACACGCCGGCAACCTACCACCTGCTCTCGGCCCGCCGCCTCAAGCTGCTCAAGCCCGAGGCGATCGTCGTCAACACCGCCCGCGGCGAGGTGATCGACGAGAACGCGCTCGCGCGCCTGATCGAGGGCGGCGAGATCTCGGCGGCCGGCCTCGACGTGTTCGAGCAGGAGCCGGCGGTGAGCCCGCGCCTCGTGCGGCTCGCCCGTACCGGCAAGGTTGTGCTCCTGCCGCATATGGGCTCGGCGACCCACGAGAGCCGCACCGACATGGGCGAGAAGGTCATCATCAACATCAAGACCTTCATGGATGGCCACCGCCCGCCGGACCGGATCCTCCCGAGCATGCTCTGA
- a CDS encoding formate--tetrahydrofolate ligase — MPSDIEIARAATLKPIAQVAERIGIPDEALHNYGKHIAKIDHGFIKSLEGKPEGKLVLVTAISPTPAGEGKTTTTVGLGDALNRIGKRAVMCLREPSLGPCFGMKGGAAGGGKAQVVPMEQINLHFTGDFHAITSAHSLAAALIDNHVYWANELNIDVRRIHWRRVVDMNDRALRAINQSLGGVANGFPREDGFDITVASEVMAVFCLARDLADLEERLGRIVIAETRDRKPVTLADVKATGAMTVLLKDALQPNLVQTLEGNPALIHGGPFANIAHGCNSVIATQTGLRLADYVVTEAGFGADLGAEKFIDIKCRQTGLKPSAVVIVATVRALKMHGGVNKKDLQAENLDALEKGFANLERHVKNVRSFGLPVVVGVNHFFQDTDAEHAKLKELCRDRLQVEAITCKHWAEGGAGAEELAQAVVKLAEGEQKPLSFAYETETKLTDKIKAIATKLYGAADIQIESKAATKLAGFEKDGYGHLPICMAKTQYSFSTDPTLMGAPSGHLVSVRDVRLSAGAGFVVAICGEIMTMPGLPKVPAADNIRLDANGQIDGLF, encoded by the coding sequence ATGCCCTCAGACATCGAGATCGCCCGCGCGGCGACGCTGAAGCCCATTGCCCAGGTCGCCGAGCGGATCGGCATTCCCGATGAGGCGCTGCACAATTACGGCAAGCACATCGCCAAGATCGACCACGGCTTCATCAAGTCGCTGGAGGGCAAGCCCGAGGGCAAGCTCGTGCTCGTCACCGCGATCTCGCCGACGCCCGCGGGCGAGGGCAAGACCACGACGACGGTCGGCCTCGGCGACGCGCTGAACCGCATCGGCAAGCGGGCGGTGATGTGCCTGCGCGAGCCCTCGCTCGGCCCCTGCTTCGGCATGAAGGGCGGCGCAGCCGGCGGCGGCAAGGCGCAGGTCGTGCCGATGGAGCAGATCAACCTGCACTTCACCGGCGACTTCCACGCCATCACCTCGGCCCACTCGCTCGCCGCGGCGCTGATCGACAACCATGTCTACTGGGCCAACGAACTCAACATCGACGTGCGCCGCATCCACTGGCGCCGCGTGGTCGACATGAACGACCGGGCGCTCCGCGCGATCAACCAGTCGCTCGGCGGCGTCGCCAACGGCTTCCCGCGCGAGGACGGGTTCGACATCACCGTCGCCTCCGAGGTGATGGCGGTGTTCTGCCTCGCGCGTGATCTCGCCGATCTCGAGGAGCGCCTCGGCCGCATCGTCATCGCCGAGACCCGTGACCGCAAGCCGGTGACGCTGGCCGACGTGAAGGCCACCGGCGCCATGACGGTGCTGCTCAAGGACGCGCTGCAGCCGAACCTCGTGCAGACGCTGGAGGGCAATCCGGCCCTGATCCACGGCGGCCCGTTCGCCAACATCGCGCACGGCTGCAACTCGGTGATCGCCACCCAGACCGGCCTGCGGCTGGCCGATTACGTCGTGACGGAAGCCGGCTTCGGCGCCGATCTCGGGGCGGAGAAGTTCATCGACATCAAGTGCCGTCAGACCGGCCTCAAGCCCTCGGCGGTGGTGATCGTCGCCACGGTGCGCGCGCTGAAGATGCATGGCGGCGTCAACAAGAAGGATCTCCAGGCTGAGAACCTCGACGCCCTGGAGAAGGGCTTCGCCAATCTCGAGCGCCACGTGAAGAACGTGCGGAGCTTCGGCCTGCCGGTGGTGGTCGGCGTGAACCACTTCTTCCAGGATACCGACGCCGAGCACGCCAAGTTGAAGGAGCTGTGCCGCGACCGGCTCCAGGTCGAGGCCATCACCTGCAAGCACTGGGCCGAGGGTGGCGCCGGCGCCGAGGAACTGGCCCAGGCCGTGGTGAAGCTCGCCGAGGGCGAGCAGAAGCCGCTGAGCTTCGCCTACGAGACCGAGACGAAGCTGACCGACAAGATCAAGGCGATCGCGACCAAGCTCTACGGCGCGGCCGACATCCAGATCGAGTCGAAGGCCGCCACGAAGCTCGCCGGCTTCGAGAAGGACGGCTACGGCCACCTGCCGATCTGCATGGCCAAGACGCAGTACTCGTTCTCGACCGATCCGACCCTGATGGGCGCACCGTCGGGCCACCTTGTCTCGGTGCGCGACGTGCGCCTCTCGGCGGGAGCCGGCTTCGTCGTGGCGATCTGCGGTGAGATCATGACCATGCCGGGCCTTCCCAAGGTGCCGGCGGCGGACAACATCCGGCTCGACGCCAACGGGCAGATCGACGGGCTGTTCTAG
- a CDS encoding heavy-metal-associated domain-containing protein, translating to MDQSPIELTMRVEGMTCEGCAEAVRRTIRRLDPKAEVAVDVDHGRVTALTVAQSLDVAQALTQAGYTATAMTG from the coding sequence ATGGATCAGAGCCCGATCGAACTGACGATGCGCGTGGAGGGCATGACCTGCGAGGGCTGCGCCGAGGCCGTGCGCCGCACGATCCGCCGCCTCGATCCGAAGGCGGAAGTCGCGGTCGATGTCGATCATGGCCGGGTCACGGCCCTGACCGTCGCCCAGAGCCTCGACGTTGCGCAGGCGCTGACACAGGCAGGCTATACCGCCACGGCGATGACCGGCTGA
- a CDS encoding protein phosphatase CheZ has product MRMTLTARDGRSQNSNPSAMVKELLDIADYIASLRDAIALLRANELTRDRLPMVHEELSEVVAATAGATNSIMNTAEAILALPDGKGYRDAVEAKIYDIFEACTFQDITGQRIAKVAEAMSQLEGRLARFSAAVKARDAAGIDETEADRRKRNESLLLNGPQMGGPATAQDAIDALFA; this is encoded by the coding sequence ATGAGAATGACGCTCACGGCACGCGACGGCCGGTCGCAGAATTCAAATCCCTCGGCCATGGTGAAGGAACTCCTCGACATCGCCGACTACATCGCCAGCTTGCGGGACGCGATCGCGCTCCTCCGGGCCAACGAGTTGACGCGCGACCGTCTGCCGATGGTCCACGAGGAGCTGAGCGAGGTGGTGGCGGCGACCGCGGGCGCGACCAACTCGATCATGAACACGGCCGAAGCCATCCTGGCGCTGCCCGACGGAAAGGGCTACCGCGACGCGGTCGAGGCGAAGATCTACGACATCTTCGAGGCGTGCACGTTCCAGGACATCACCGGACAGCGCATCGCCAAGGTGGCGGAGGCGATGAGCCAGCTCGAGGGCCGGCTCGCCCGCTTCAGCGCCGCGGTGAAGGCCCGCGACGCTGCCGGCATCGACGAGACGGAAGCCGACCGTCGCAAGCGGAACGAGTCGCTGCTGCTCAACGGCCCGCAGATGGGCGGACCGGCAACGGCGCAGGACGCGATCGACGCGCTGTTCGCCTGA
- a CDS encoding M3 family metallopeptidase: MNADTARDLTEGSEPGSANAAANPFDASDWATPFGLPDFEAIRPEHYVPAFAHALKAHEAEIAAIAGNEAAPSFDNTVAAMERAGAALDRVANVFFNLTGSNTSPELQAIERAVAPQLARHSSAITLNPQLWDRLSAIDPDAEDLRAEERRVLDRYRSRFRRAGAGLGAEAKARIAEIAIRLAELGTQFAQNVLADERDFILPLDGEDDLAGLPPFLRDAAAEAAQERGGAHSHVITLSRSLIEPFLVFSTRRDLRALAYAAWTRRGENGGSTDNRTIIAEIVRLRAERARLLGFDSFAHLKLDDTMAGSPDAAMELLRNVWKPALQRAAEEREALQALVRAEGHDFALEAHDWRHYSEKQRRAEHDLDESEIKPYLPLEGMIQAAFDTASRLFGLSFEELRDVPRYHQDVRTWLVRDADGSEVGLFLGDYFARPSKRSGAWMSAFRSQERLNGDIKPIIVNVMNFARAPRAEPTLLSFDDARTLFHEFGHGLHGLLSDVTYPMLSGTAVSRDFVELPSQLYEHWLQQPEVLRAHARHVTTGEPMPDALLERLLAAATFNQGFATVEYAASAIVDMTLHLSAAGEDGLDVVAFEADALRRIAMPTEIAARHRAPHFAHIFSGDGYAAGYYSYLWSEVLDADAFDAFREAGDIFHPETAQRLRRTIYGAGNLRDAREAYTAFRGRLPSIEPLLKKRGLAA; encoded by the coding sequence ATGAACGCCGACACCGCACGCGACCTGACCGAGGGCAGCGAGCCCGGCAGCGCCAACGCGGCCGCGAACCCGTTCGACGCATCGGACTGGGCGACGCCCTTCGGCCTGCCGGATTTCGAAGCGATCCGTCCGGAGCATTACGTGCCGGCCTTCGCGCACGCCCTGAAGGCGCACGAGGCCGAGATCGCGGCCATCGCCGGAAACGAGGCGGCTCCGAGCTTCGACAACACGGTCGCGGCGATGGAGCGGGCGGGCGCGGCCCTCGACCGGGTGGCCAACGTGTTCTTCAACCTGACCGGCAGCAACACCAGCCCGGAACTGCAGGCGATCGAGCGGGCGGTCGCGCCGCAGCTCGCGCGGCATTCGAGCGCGATCACGCTCAACCCACAGCTCTGGGACCGGCTCTCGGCGATCGATCCCGATGCGGAGGATCTCCGCGCCGAGGAGCGCCGCGTGCTCGACCGCTACCGCAGCCGCTTCCGCCGGGCCGGCGCCGGGCTCGGCGCGGAGGCCAAGGCCCGCATCGCCGAGATCGCGATCCGGCTGGCCGAACTCGGCACGCAGTTCGCCCAGAACGTGCTGGCCGACGAGCGCGACTTCATCCTGCCGCTCGACGGCGAAGATGACCTTGCCGGCCTGCCGCCCTTCCTGCGCGACGCCGCCGCGGAGGCGGCGCAGGAGCGGGGCGGCGCGCACAGCCACGTCATCACCCTGTCGCGCTCGCTGATCGAGCCGTTCCTCGTCTTCTCCACCCGCCGCGACCTGCGCGCTCTGGCCTACGCGGCCTGGACCCGGCGCGGCGAGAATGGCGGCTCGACCGACAACCGCACCATCATCGCCGAGATCGTGCGCCTGCGCGCCGAGCGGGCGCGGCTCCTCGGCTTCGACAGCTTCGCCCATCTCAAGCTCGACGACACCATGGCCGGCTCGCCCGACGCGGCGATGGAGCTGCTGCGCAACGTCTGGAAGCCCGCGCTCCAGCGCGCGGCGGAGGAACGCGAGGCGCTCCAGGCCCTGGTGCGGGCGGAGGGGCACGACTTCGCCCTCGAAGCCCATGACTGGCGCCACTATTCCGAGAAGCAGCGGCGGGCCGAGCACGACCTCGACGAGTCCGAGATCAAGCCGTACCTGCCGCTGGAAGGGATGATCCAGGCGGCCTTCGACACCGCGTCAAGGCTGTTCGGACTCAGCTTCGAGGAATTGCGCGACGTGCCGCGCTATCACCAGGACGTGCGCACCTGGCTCGTGCGCGACGCCGACGGCTCGGAAGTCGGGCTGTTCCTCGGCGACTACTTCGCCCGGCCCTCGAAGCGCTCGGGCGCCTGGATGAGCGCCTTCCGCTCGCAGGAGCGGCTGAACGGCGACATCAAGCCGATCATCGTCAACGTGATGAACTTCGCCCGCGCCCCGAGGGCTGAGCCGACGCTGCTCTCCTTCGACGACGCCCGCACCCTGTTCCACGAATTCGGCCACGGCCTGCACGGGCTGTTGTCCGACGTGACCTATCCGATGCTCTCCGGCACCGCGGTCTCGCGCGACTTCGTGGAATTGCCCTCGCAGCTCTACGAGCACTGGCTGCAGCAGCCGGAGGTTCTGCGGGCGCACGCCCGCCACGTGACCACCGGCGAGCCGATGCCGGACGCGCTGCTCGAACGCCTGCTCGCGGCGGCGACCTTCAACCAGGGCTTCGCCACCGTCGAGTACGCGGCCTCGGCCATCGTCGACATGACGCTGCACCTCTCCGCGGCCGGGGAGGACGGGCTCGACGTCGTCGCCTTCGAGGCGGATGCCCTGCGCCGCATCGCCATGCCGACGGAGATCGCCGCACGGCACCGGGCGCCGCATTTCGCGCATATCTTCTCCGGCGACGGCTATGCCGCCGGCTACTACAGCTATCTCTGGTCGGAGGTGCTCGACGCCGACGCCTTCGACGCCTTCCGCGAGGCCGGGGACATCTTCCACCCGGAGACGGCGCAGCGCCTGCGCCGGACGATCTACGGCGCGGGCAACCTGCGCGACGCGCGCGAGGCCTACACGGCCTTCCGCGGACGGCTGCCGAGCATCGAACCACTGCTCAAGAAGCGGGGGCTGGCGGCGTAG
- the irr gene encoding Fur family transcriptional regulator Irr yields the protein MSDLMPLQAVLNARSLSPADGAGRRGCPLSDLRDRLRRAGLRPTRQRLSLGWLLFGRGDRHLTAEMLYDEAMRAKVPVSLATVYNTLHQFTEAGLLRQLALDGSKAYFDTNPSEHHHFFLEEEGEVLDMPECGISVDSLPEAPEGMEIAGVEVIVRLRRRKVSGRA from the coding sequence ATGTCCGATCTGATGCCTCTCCAGGCCGTGCTGAACGCCCGGTCCCTCTCGCCGGCCGATGGCGCCGGTCGCCGGGGCTGCCCGCTCTCCGACCTGCGCGACCGCCTGCGCCGGGCCGGTCTGCGCCCGACCCGCCAGCGCCTGTCGCTGGGCTGGCTCCTGTTCGGCCGCGGCGATCGTCACCTGACGGCGGAAATGCTCTACGACGAGGCGATGCGCGCCAAGGTGCCGGTCTCGCTGGCGACCGTCTACAATACGCTGCATCAGTTCACCGAGGCGGGCCTGCTGCGCCAGCTCGCGCTGGACGGGTCGAAGGCCTATTTCGACACCAATCCGAGCGAGCACCACCACTTCTTCCTCGAGGAAGAAGGCGAGGTCCTCGACATGCCGGAATGCGGCATCTCGGTCGATTCGCTCCCCGAGGCGCCCGAGGGGATGGAGATCGCGGGCGTCGAGGTGATCGTCCGCCTGCGCCGTCGCAAGGTCTCGGGCCGCGCCTGA
- a CDS encoding SH3 domain-containing protein encodes MRPPELPPMNPTRLALLAALFALLVPLTAEAAPPPASAPEVGKGPVTKLPLPRYASLKTNRVNLREGPSKDHRTLWVFQREGLPVEIVAEFETWRRIRDSEGTEGWVLHSLLSGRRTAVVIPPSGERADAAKATVPLNARADEQSGEQARLQPGVIGSVKSCTGTWCRLVVPLPEKRGDVDGYIRQSRLWGVYPDERVE; translated from the coding sequence ATGCGCCCGCCTGAGCTGCCCCCGATGAACCCCACCCGCCTCGCGCTGCTCGCAGCCCTGTTCGCCCTGCTGGTGCCGCTGACTGCCGAGGCCGCTCCGCCCCCTGCCTCGGCGCCGGAGGTCGGCAAGGGGCCGGTGACGAAATTGCCCCTGCCGCGCTACGCCAGCCTGAAGACCAACCGCGTCAACCTGCGCGAGGGACCCTCGAAGGACCACCGCACTCTCTGGGTGTTCCAGCGAGAGGGCCTGCCGGTCGAGATCGTCGCCGAGTTCGAGACGTGGCGCCGCATCCGCGATTCGGAAGGGACGGAGGGCTGGGTGCTGCACTCGCTGCTGTCGGGCCGCCGCACCGCCGTGGTGATCCCGCCCTCCGGCGAGCGGGCTGACGCGGCCAAGGCCACCGTACCGCTGAATGCCCGCGCCGACGAGCAATCGGGCGAGCAGGCGCGGTTGCAGCCCGGAGTGATCGGCAGCGTGAAGAGCTGCACCGGAACGTGGTGCCGCCTCGTCGTGCCACTTCCGGAAAAGCGCGGCGACGTCGACGGCTACATCCGCCAGAGCCGGCTGTGGGGCGTCTATCCCGACGAGCGGGTGGAATAG
- a CDS encoding bifunctional riboflavin kinase/FAD synthetase, with translation MPSGDENAVPSAGTGLPPKRFTVCREDDPVPPALAGAVAALGNFDGVHRGHRTLIATVREEAGSRPAAVLTFEPHPRAFFAPDQPMFRLTGPRAKEIVFARLGLDGLIVRRFDARLAGTGARDFVEGWLRDELGLSGVVIGHDFHFGRGREGSPGILAELCAEAGLSCRIVPAVSAEPGDAPISSSAIRAALAAGDVARANDLLGYRWFVLAPVRHGDKRGRTLGYPTANLALDACGLAHGIYAVRVRLADGSLHDGVASYGRRPTFDDGAPLLEVHLFDFKGDLYGQEVAVELLAYLRGEERFSSAEALIAQMDVDSARARAAIQTDRVPSMLG, from the coding sequence ATGCCCTCAGGCGACGAGAACGCCGTGCCGTCCGCCGGGACCGGCCTTCCCCCGAAGCGCTTCACGGTCTGCCGTGAGGACGACCCTGTGCCGCCGGCCCTCGCCGGTGCCGTCGCCGCGCTCGGCAATTTCGACGGCGTGCATCGCGGCCACCGGACGCTGATCGCGACGGTGCGTGAGGAGGCCGGATCGCGTCCCGCCGCCGTGCTGACCTTCGAGCCGCATCCACGCGCCTTCTTCGCGCCCGACCAGCCGATGTTCCGGCTCACCGGCCCGCGGGCCAAGGAAATCGTCTTCGCGCGGCTCGGGCTCGACGGCCTAATCGTCCGGCGCTTCGACGCGCGTCTCGCCGGCACCGGCGCGCGCGACTTCGTGGAGGGCTGGCTGCGCGACGAGCTCGGCCTGTCCGGCGTCGTGATCGGCCACGACTTCCATTTCGGCCGTGGGCGGGAGGGCTCGCCCGGGATCCTCGCCGAACTCTGCGCCGAGGCCGGCCTGTCCTGCCGCATCGTTCCGGCGGTGTCGGCCGAACCCGGCGACGCGCCGATCTCCTCGAGCGCGATCCGCGCCGCCCTCGCCGCCGGCGACGTCGCGCGCGCCAACGATCTTCTCGGCTATCGCTGGTTCGTGCTGGCGCCGGTGCGTCACGGCGACAAGCGCGGACGCACCCTCGGCTACCCCACCGCCAACCTCGCCCTCGATGCCTGCGGACTGGCCCACGGCATCTACGCGGTGCGGGTGCGCCTCGCCGACGGCAGCCTCCATGACGGCGTGGCGAGCTACGGCCGCCGCCCGACCTTCGACGACGGAGCGCCGCTCCTCGAAGTGCACCTGTTCGACTTCAAGGGCGACCTCTACGGACAGGAAGTCGCCGTCGAGCTGCTGGCCTATCTGCGCGGCGAAGAGAGGTTTTCGAGCGCAGAGGCGCTGATCGCACAGATGGATGTCGATTCGGCCCGAGCCCGGGCCGCGATCCAAACGGATCGCGTGCCGTCGATGCTGGGCTGA
- a CDS encoding response regulator — MALDLSMPILVVDDYQTMVRIIRNLLKQLGFEDVDDASDGTAALARLKGRKYGLVISDWNMEPMTGYELLRHVRADEGLRTTPFIMVTAESKTENVIAAKKAGVNNYIVKPFNAATLKSKIEAVCGA; from the coding sequence ATGGCCCTCGACCTCAGCATGCCTATCCTGGTGGTCGACGACTACCAGACCATGGTGCGCATCATCCGCAACCTCCTCAAGCAGCTCGGCTTCGAGGATGTGGATGATGCCTCCGACGGTACCGCCGCTCTCGCGCGCCTGAAGGGCCGCAAGTACGGCCTCGTCATCTCGGATTGGAACATGGAGCCGATGACCGGCTACGAGCTTCTGCGCCATGTCCGCGCCGACGAGGGCCTGCGCACCACGCCGTTTATCATGGTCACCGCCGAGTCGAAGACCGAGAACGTCATCGCCGCCAAGAAGGCCGGCGTGAACAACTACATCGTCAAGCCCTTCAACGCCGCGACCCTGAAGTCGAAGATCGAGGCGGTCTGCGGAGCCTGA
- a CDS encoding EAL domain-containing protein: protein MKTPKSRTIRPRGTPWILGLVGVLILVPLALLVPLAAVAAVSGLAIVGGALLWRRLTALSTAQEVVSKEIGVLSQRLVKLEAVAAALVQTRMQGASPAEPSAPSSDGAIKALDARLVSGIEEVTAEIGILSGIVRELAAVVSAQDSDIARLKAQPPEAPPRSRAVETIQTIQPSPAPAATVLPAPEPVSTPMRLVPRTTPPVARPSDPFVTAGDETALIDAFDGEGLEVYLQPVVTLPQRKVVAYEALARLTVGDAVYTPETFLPVLERHGRTTALDRRMLQRVATIARHLQGRGSPASVSYSLTPHSLFEPGFLRSLGRLVSEGPELAGRVVIALPQASWRSLDAEQAALLAGLRGRIGFVMDRPIDLRFDPNALAERGIAQVKVAAALLLRPLDRAAMPDIALEDLVASLGRVGIRLVATGVESETEVPDLIDLDVPLAQGGVFAAPRAVRAEVLSASPDAAPPPPPPSPDPPPSPPPQRRPFRDFLRRAG from the coding sequence GTGAAGACACCGAAATCCCGTACGATCCGCCCGCGCGGCACCCCCTGGATCCTCGGCCTCGTCGGCGTCTTGATCCTCGTTCCGCTGGCGCTTCTCGTGCCGCTCGCCGCGGTCGCCGCCGTATCGGGACTGGCCATCGTCGGCGGCGCCCTGCTGTGGCGGCGGCTGACCGCCCTCTCCACCGCACAGGAGGTCGTGTCCAAGGAGATCGGCGTATTGTCACAACGTCTGGTGAAGCTGGAGGCCGTCGCCGCCGCTCTCGTCCAGACACGGATGCAGGGCGCGAGCCCCGCGGAACCGTCGGCTCCGTCGAGCGACGGGGCGATCAAGGCTCTCGATGCGCGGCTCGTCTCAGGCATCGAGGAGGTGACCGCCGAGATCGGCATCCTCAGCGGGATCGTGCGCGAACTCGCGGCCGTGGTGTCCGCGCAGGACAGCGATATCGCCCGCCTGAAGGCACAGCCGCCCGAGGCGCCCCCACGTTCGCGCGCGGTGGAGACGATCCAAACGATCCAGCCGAGTCCGGCGCCCGCCGCGACCGTCCTGCCGGCCCCGGAACCGGTATCGACGCCGATGCGGCTCGTTCCGCGCACGACCCCTCCGGTTGCCCGCCCCTCCGATCCGTTCGTGACGGCCGGCGACGAGACAGCGCTGATCGACGCGTTCGACGGCGAGGGACTGGAAGTGTACCTGCAGCCGGTCGTCACCCTGCCGCAGCGCAAGGTCGTGGCCTACGAGGCCCTGGCGCGGCTCACGGTCGGCGACGCGGTCTACACGCCGGAAACCTTCCTGCCGGTACTGGAGCGCCACGGCCGCACTACGGCTCTCGACCGGCGCATGCTCCAGCGCGTCGCCACCATCGCGCGCCATCTCCAGGGGCGCGGCAGCCCCGCCTCGGTCAGCTACAGCCTCACGCCGCACTCGCTGTTCGAGCCCGGATTCCTGCGCTCCCTCGGCCGCCTCGTCAGCGAGGGGCCGGAACTCGCCGGTCGCGTGGTGATCGCCCTGCCGCAGGCGAGCTGGCGCAGCCTCGATGCCGAGCAGGCGGCCCTTCTGGCGGGGCTGCGCGGACGGATCGGCTTCGTGATGGATCGCCCGATCGACCTGCGCTTCGACCCGAACGCCCTGGCCGAGCGCGGCATCGCCCAGGTCAAGGTCGCCGCCGCGCTGCTGCTGCGCCCGCTCGACCGCGCGGCGATGCCCGACATCGCGCTGGAGGATCTGGTGGCCTCCCTCGGCCGCGTCGGCATCCGGCTGGTCGCGACGGGCGTCGAATCCGAGACCGAGGTGCCCGACCTCATCGATCTCGACGTGCCGCTGGCGCAGGGCGGCGTGTTCGCCGCGCCCCGCGCGGTGCGGGCAGAAGTGCTCTCGGCCTCACCCGATGCGGCGCCGCCTCCGCCGCCGCCCTCGCCCGATCCGCCCCCCAGCCCGCCGCCGCAGCGCCGCCCCTTCCGGGACTTCCTGCGCCGAGCTGGATGA